The following proteins are co-located in the Pyricularia oryzae 70-15 chromosome 1, whole genome shotgun sequence genome:
- a CDS encoding chitin synthase 4, variant has protein sequence MSLPERPGAKASYEQRNSYRKSPSRRNRPNDIEASGYYPVTGGQHQRGPSVNSFAETIRSPNSNIESAPLSPSAEQIEHGSDQPFQRKRSLIRPERNRIDRDHPNYHYRKHAAKMNTLPSSTGNDPVLEDVSGATESGPPSGSNSASGSGVREENIPRKSRKASGRETVAEKSDNTRRRVSTRNSKIVKEGKRKEKIPEQLRPPSAWNVYCAVITFWSPDFIMKCCGMPAKAQRRAWREKIGLISLILIIMGVVGFLTFGFNQAVCGGPVLRLHINSVDRSYMIFHGTAYNLDGSHHPVAEGIPKRLDGTGANVVYDLPEGYGGTDGSFMFQNVNGKCKGLITKAPNSDVPSEGDNLAWYFPCHARNQDGSSQPNMTYPYYFGYACHTTPLARSTFYTQLDKSADVYFTWADIRNNSRNLFVYSGNVLDLDLLFWFNRDQVNIPRRFEELRDKNNAANRAIRGRDATRTFMASGDRQIAECFEDIIKVGTVDTDTVGCIAAKVVLYVSLALILSVVGARFTLALIFQWFISKNYAADKTSQTSDKRKRNKQIEDWSEDIYRAPPRMPGDVGSSVAGASSSDHTSKRSSFLPTTSRFSTVYGAERSARNKSMPTTMASQASGGYMGPSSTAYRETNESRTSFLKSDPYATNTAPIEGPGPSGFIHDSVVPQPPSDWMPFGFPLAHTICLVTAYSEGELGLRTTLDSVAMTDYPNSHKVILVICDGIIKGKGESKSTPEYVLDMMKDHTIPVEDVEAFSYVAVASGSKRHNMAKIYAGFYDYGTQSNIPLDKQQRVPMMVVVKCGTPDEMVKSKPGNRGKRDSQIILMSFLQKVMFDERMTELEYEMFNGLWKVTGISPDFYEIVLMVDADTKVFPDSLTHMISAMVKDPEIMGLCGETKIANKRDSWVSAIQVFEYFISHHLAKSFESVFGGVTCLPGCFCMYRIKAPKGAQNYWVPILANPDVVEHYSENVVDTLHKKNLLLLGEDRYLTTLMLRTFPKRKQVFVPQAVCKTTVPDSFMVLLSQRRRWINSTIHNLMELVLVRDLCGTFCFSMQFVIFIELIGTLVLPAAIAFTFYVVIISIINQPPQIIPLVLLGLILGLPAILIIITAHSWSYVLWMLIYLLSLPVWNFVLPAYAFWKFDDFSWGDTRKTAGEKTKKAGIEYEGEFDSSKITMKRWAEFERDRRARQSQYWGSRENVTGGVRTASGVWASAPPHHHQQQYDEYYSDA, from the exons ATGTCTCTTCCCGAGAGACCGGGGGCAAAGGCCTCTTATGAGCAGAGGAACTCGTACAGAAAATCACCCTCGAGGCGTAATCGGCCGAATGACATAGAAGCTAGTGGCTACTACCCTGTCACGGGTGGACAACATCAACGTGGGCCTTCAGTGAACTCGTTCGCGGAAACTATCAGATCACCTAACTCGAACATAGAGAGTGCCCCCTTGTCCCCGTCCGCCGAGCAGATCGAGCACGGCTCCGACCAGCCATTCCAGAGGAAGAGAAGCCTTATCAGGCCAGAGAGGAACAGGATCGACAGGGACCACCCGAACTATCACTACCGCAAGCATGCCGCTAAGATGAACACTCTACCCTCGTCGACAGGCAACGATCCTGTCCTGGAGGATGTTTCCGGTGCCACCGAATCTGGACCGCCGTCAGGCTCTAACTCGGCTTCCGGCTCAGGTGTTCGTGAGGAGAACATCCCACGTAAGTCTAGGAAAGCCTCTGGCCGTGAAACAGTAGCCGAGAAGTCGGATAATACCCGGCGTAGGGTGTCGACAaggaacagcaaaattgtgAAGGAGGGAAAGCGTAAGGAGAAGATCCCCGAGCAACTACGACCGCCCAGCGCTTGGAACGTTTACTGCGCCGTTATTACGTTCTGGTCCCCCGACTTCATCATGAAGTGTTGCGGGATGCCCGCAAAGGCCCAGAGGAGAGCATGGCGCGAAAAGATTGGTCTCATCAGTCTTATCTTGATAATCATGGGCGTTGTCGGCTTCTTAACTTTTGGCTTTAACCAGGCCGTTTGTGGTGGCCCAGTCCTGCGCCTGCACATAAACTCCGTCGATCGCAGCTACATGATTTTCCACGGTACAGCTTACAACCTCGATGGATCCCACCACCCGGTCGCCGAGGGAATCCCCAAGCGCCTGGACGGCACTGGTGCAAATGTGGTTTATGATCTCCCAGAAGGATACGGTGGTACAGATGGCAGTTTCATGTTCCAGAACGTGAACGGTAAATGCAAGGGTCTCATCACGAAAGCTCCAAACTCGGACGTGCCATCGGAAGGCGACAACCTGGCTTGGTACTTTCCGTGCCACGCCCGAAATCAGGACGGATCTTCTCAACCCAACATGACGTATCCGTACTACTTTGGCTACGCATGTCACACGACGCCGTTAGCTCGATCGACGTTCTACACCCAGCTGGACAAGAGCGCGGATGTTTACTTTACATGGGCCGATATTCGCAACAACAGCCGTAATCTGTTCGTTTACTCTGGCAATGTTCTCGATCTTGACCTTCTCTTCTGGTTCAACAGGGACCAGGTTAATATCCCCCGTCGCTTTGAAGAGCTACGCGACAAGAACAACGCAGCCAACCGTGCCATTCGGGGCCGCGATGCCACTCGCACGTTCATGGCCTCTGGAGACAGACAAATCGCTGAATGCTTCGAGGATATCATCAAGGTTGGCACTGTAGACACCGATACCGTTGGCTGCATTGCTGCCAAGGTGGTGCTCTACGTTTCCCTGGCGCTGATTCTGTCAGTCGTGGGGGCACGTTTTACTCTTGCTCTGATCTTCCAGTGGTTTATCAGCAAGAACTACGCTGCGGACAAGACCTCTCAGACCTCGGACAAGCGCAAGCGCAACAAGCAGATTGAGGACTGGAGCGAGGACATCTACCGCGCACCTCCACGAATGCCTGGCGACGTCGGTAGCAGCGTGGCAGGCGCTAGCAGCTCGGACCACACCAGCAAACGCAGCTCTTTCTTGCCGACCACTTCTCGCTTCTCCACTGTCTATGGCGCTGAGCGGAGTGCCCGTAACAAGTCGATGCCGACCACCATGGCAAGCCAGGCCTCAGGTGGTTACATGGGCCCCAGCTCCACAGCCTACCGCGAGACCAACGAGAGTCGCACAAGCTTCCTCAAGAGCGATCCCTATGCCACTAATACCGCTCCTATCGAAGGTCCGGGCCCCTCCGGGTTCATCCACGACTCTGTTGTGCCGCAGCCGCCCTCTGACTGGATGCCCTTTGGTTTCCCTCTCGCCCACACCATCTGTCTCGTCACCGCCTACTCTGAAGGTGAACTCGGCCTTCGCACCACCCTCGACTCGGTTGCTATGACCGATTATCCCAACAGCCACAAGGTTATTCTCGTTATTTGCGATGGTATCATCAAGGGCAAGGGGGAGTCCAAGTCTACACCCGAATATGTACTCGACATGATGAAAGATCACACCATTCCGGTCGAAGACGTCGAGGCCTTCTCCTATGTGGCGGTGGCCAGCGGCTCCAAGCGGCACAACATGGCAAAGATTTATGCTGGCTTCTACGACTATGGTACCCAGTCCAACATCCCCTTGGATAAGCAGCAGCGTGTGCCGATGATGGTTGTGGTCAAATGTGGCACTCCCGACGAGATGGTCAAGTCAAAGCCTGGCAACCGTGGCAAACGAGACAGTCAGATCATCCTGATGTCGTTCTTGCAGAAGGTTATGTTCGACGAGCGCATGACTGAGCTCGAGTACGAGATGTTCAACGGCTTGTGGAAAGTAACGGGTATTTCTCCAGACTTTTACGAGATCGTGTTGATGGTGGATGCCGATACAAAGGTATTCCCCGACAGTCTCACCCACATGATCTCGGCCATGGTGAAGGACCCTGAGATCATGGGGCTTTGTGGCGAGACCAAGATTGCAAACAAGCGAGACAGTTGGGTTTCTGCCATTCAGGTCTTCGAGTACTTCATCTCCCATCATCTTGCCAAGTCGTTCGAGTCTGTGTTTGGTGGTGTTACTTGCTTGCCTGGTTGCTTCTGCATGTACCGAATCAAAGCCCCCAAGGGGGCTCAAAACTACTGGGTCCCCATTCTTGCCAACCCGGACGTGGTGGAGCACTACTCTGAAAACGTCGTCGACACGCTGCACAAGAAAAACCTGCTACTCCTTGGAGAGGACCGCTACTTGACTACTCTCATGCTACGGACCTTCCCGAAGCGCAAGCAAGTCTTCGTCCCGCAGGCTGTCTGCAAGACGACGGTTCCCGACTCTTTCATGGTACTTCTGTCTCAGCGTCGTCGCTGGATCAACTCGACTATTCACAACCTGATGGAGCTTGTCCTGGTCCGCGATCTTTGTGGCACATTTTGTTTCAGCATGCAATTTGTTATTTTCATCGAGCTGATAGGAACTCTTGTCCTGCCCGCCGCTATTGCGTTCACATTCTACGTCG TCATCATATCAATTATCAACCAGCCGCCTCAAATCATCCCCCTCGTCCTGCTGGGCTTGATCCTAGGTCTGCCGGCAATACTCATTATTATAACGGCACACTCATGGTCGTACGTCCTCTGGATGCTCATCTACCTCCTGTCTCTACCTGTGTGGAACTTTGTCCTCCCGGCGTACGCATTCTGGAAGTTTGACGACTTCTCGTGGGGCGACACACGCAAGACGGCGGGTGAGAAGACAAAGAAGGCCGGTATCGAGTATGAGGGCGAGTTCGACAGCAGCAAGATCACTATGAAGCGCTGGGCCGAGTTCGAGCGCGACCGCAGGGCGCGGCAGAGCCAGTACTGGGGCTCGAGGGAAAATGTAACGGGCGGTGTACGAACGGCGAGTGGAGTTTGGGCAAGCGCGCCACCGCACCATCACCAGCAGCAGTACGACGAGTACTACTCTGACGCTTGA